A genomic segment from Neodiprion lecontei isolate iyNeoLeco1 chromosome 1, iyNeoLeco1.1, whole genome shotgun sequence encodes:
- the LOC107223114 gene encoding myosin heavy chain 95F isoform X2 encodes MENQQVWVRDPQEGFIIGKFVDMVDGDALIKPLDAKLPQRTCPLDEVYPAGEYTADVEDNCALMYLNEATLLNNIRTRYFKDKIYSYVANILIAVNPYYEMKDLYSTKTLRSYQGKSLGETPPHVFAIADKAFRDMKVLKQSQSIIVSGESGAGKTESTKYLLRYLCDLWGSTAGPIEQKILDANPVLEAFGNAKTKRNNNSSRFGKFMEVHFDAKCQVVGGYISHYLLEKSRVCLQSSDERNYHVFYMMCAGAPADLRAKLGITKPDDFQYLKNGCGQYFCSSASEKKLNNAQKSKDQISKGSLRDPILDDVEGFTAMDQALTRLGLTDVERMEIYTMVAAVLHLGNITFEDNPEDTKGGSRITADSEKSVVTTATLLGVDADELRQALVSKVMQTSRGGIKGTVIMVPLKVYEACSGRDALAKAIYSKLFDHIVSRINKSIPFKASSYYIGVLDIAGFEYFRVNSFEQFCINYCNEKLQQFFNEKILKYEQDLYAREALNVPKISYVDNQDCIDLIESKNGGIFSLLDEESKLPKHSFAHFTSEVHRSWSGHFRITLPRTSRLKAHRELRDDEGFVIRHYAGGVCYQTNQFIEKNNDALHASLEGLIQESSNTFLRTNFANNTCPKGKLTFISVGSKFKTQLGELMDKLKNNGTNFVRCVKPNNEMVDHRFDGNSILGQLRCSGMTSVLELMEHGYPSRVPFQELYSMYKTYLPPELVKLDPRFFCEALLYSLKLNQKDFKFGITRVFFKPGKFAEFDRVMKSDPENLKKLVANVKKWLVKSRWIKVQFCALSVIKLKNKILYRQQHLIMIQKTVRMYLAKKQHQPRIEGIIKIRNITKQLADMEQTANQLKSSKDSSLKDIKKLNAELEAARVKIKSDTKIKKQEIDKLVANLVSLMDKQMKGLQETVKKQKIAEEQEKLRKIQEAMELEKRRKEEAERKQREEDENRRKKAEMEARRKAEEEDRKRQEAENEKAAAAIQAQIDKEMMEESRYREQLEQERRDHELAVRLAQESNGQVEDSPPPIRSGSDVRGPPINNNKPIRSENVRNHQAAMSNKKYDLSKWKYSELRDTINTSCDIELLEACRHEFHRRLKVYHAWKARNRRRTTMDENERAPKAIMDAAARAPRTPMKQAITESSQRFFRIPFVRPQAAGQPENPYSAGKRGWWYAHFDGQYVARQMELHPDKPPILLVAGVDDMQMCELSLDETGLTRKRGAEILEHEFNKEWERNGGKPYTIPSERTK; translated from the exons ATGGAGAACCAGCAGGTATGGGTCAGGGACCCACAGGAGGGTTTCATCATCGGCAAATTTGTCGACATGGTCGATGGTGACGCTCTGATAAAGCCTCTGGACGCCAAGCTTCCCCAACGGACATGTCCTTTGGACGAGGTTTACCCGGCTGGCGAGTACACAGCGGACGTGGAGGACAACT GTGCTCTGATGTATCTGAACGAGGCAACACTGTTGAACAATATCCGCACGAGATACTTCAAGGACAAGATATAC TCCTACGTCGCCAATATTCTCATCGCCGTTAATCCCTACTACGAAATGAAAGATCTTTACTCCACAAAGACATTGAGATCTTACCAGGGAAAATCCCTGGGTGAAACTCCACCCCACGTTTTTGCAATCG CTGACAAAGCCTTTCGGGACATGAAAGTCCTGAAACAATCTCAGAGCATCATAGTGTCCGGTGAATCTGGAGCGGGAAAAACTGAATCCACCAAATACTTGCTCCGCTATTTGTGTGACCTTTGGGGTTCCACCGCGGGACCTATTGAACAGAAAATTCTTGACG CAAACCCGGTGTTGGAGGCGTTTGGAAACGCGAAGACTAAGCGGAACAACAATAGTTCTCGTTTCGGTAAATTCATGGAGGTTCACTTCGACGCCAAGTGTCAGGTCGTGGGTGGTTACATATCTCACTATCTACTAGAGAAGTCACGAGTCTGTCTGCAGAGTTCGGACGAGAGAAACTACCACGTCTTTTACATGATGTGCGCCGGAGCGCCGGCTGACCTCAGAGCGAAACTCGGCATCACTAAGCCTGACGATTTTCAATATCTGAAGAATGGTTGCGGCCAGTACTTCTGCAGCTCCGCTTCGGAGAAGAAATTGAACAACGCTCAGAAGAGCAAGGACCAGATCAGTAAGGGCAGTCTCAGGGATCCGATACTCGACGACGTTGAGGGATTCACCGCAATGGACCag GCTTTGACGCGACTGGGTTTGACGGACGTTGAACGGATGGAAATCTACACGATGGTGGCGGCCGTTCTTCACCTCGGCAATATCACATTCGAGGACAATCCGGAGGATACGAAAGGCGGTTCGAGGATTACAGCAGACTCTGAAAAGTCCGTAGTAACCACAGCCACTCTACTCGGCGTCGACGCTGACGAATTGAGGCAGGCTCTGGTCTCAAAAGTGATGCAAACCAGCCGCGGCGGCATCAAGGGAACGGTTATCAT GGTGCCACTGAAGGTCTACGAGGCATGCAGCGGGCGCGACGCGCTTGCTAAAGCGATTTACAGCAAACTATTCGACCACATTGTCTCGCGCATAAACAAGAGCATTCCATTCAAGGCTTCCAGCTACTACATTGGTGTACTCGACATTGCCGGGTTTG aGTACTTCCGAGTCAACAGCTTCGAACAATTTTGCATAAATTACTGCAATGAGAAGCTTCagcaattttttaacgaaaaaattctcaagtaCGAACAGGATCTCTATGCCAGAGAGGCGCTCAACGTACCAAAGATTTCCTACGTAGACAATCAGGATTGCATAG ATCTTATCGAATCGAAGAACGGTGGAATATTCAGTCTACTCGACGAGGAATCGAAGCTTCCGAAGCACAGCTTCGCCCACTTCACGAGCGAAGTTCACAGGTCTTGGAGTGGTCACTTCAGGATCACGTTGCCTCGTACTTCGCGACTCAAGGCTCACAGGGAACTTAGAGACGATGAAGGATTCGTGATCAGACATTACGCCGGTGGCGTTTGTTATCAAACG AATCAATTTATCGAGAAGAATAACGACGCTCTTCACGCCTCTTTGGAGGGTCTGATCCAGGAGAGCAGCAACACGTTCCTGAGGACGAATTTTGCGAACAACACTTGCCCGAAGGGTAAATTAACCTTCATCAGTGTCGGTAGTAAGTTCAAGACTCAGCTAGGCGAACTGATGGACAAGCTTAAGAACAAC GGCACGAATTTCGTTCGTTGCGTTAAACCAAATAACGAGATGGTCGACCACCGATTCGATGGCAACAGTATTCTCGGCCAGTTACGATGTTCCGGAATGACATCGGTCCTTGAGCTCATGGAGCATGGCTACCCAAGCAGAGTACCTTTCCAGGAACTCTACAGTATGTACAAGACGTATCTGCCTCCGGAATTGGTCAAGCTGGATCCGAGATTCTTCTGCGAG GCGTTGTTGTACAGCTTGAAGCTGAACCAGAAGGACTTCAAGTTCGGGATAACGAGAGTGTTCTTCAAACCGGGAAAATTCGCGGAGTTTGACAGGGTGATGAAGTCCGATCCCGAGAACCTGAAGAAGCTCGTCGCGAATGTCAAGAAGTGGCTCGTCAAGTCCAGGTGGATAAAGGTCCAGTTCTGCGCCCTATCCGTCATCAAGT TAAAAAATAAGATTCTTTACCGACAACAACACCTCATTATGATTCAAAAAACGGTCCGTATGTACCTCGCTAAAAAGCAACACCAGCCTAGAATCGAGGGAATAATTAAGATACGGAACATAACCAAGCAGCTGGCTGACATGGAGCAGACGGCGAATCAGCTCAAGTCGTCAAAGGACAGCAGCTTGAAGGATATTAAGAAATTGAACGCTGAGCTGGAAGCTGCCAGGGTGAAGATCAAG AGCGATACAAAAATCAAGAAACAGGAGATCGACAAACTGGTCGCAAACCTCGTCAGTCTCATGGACAAGCAAATGAAGGGACTCCAGGAGACTGTGAAGAAGCAGAAGATCGCTGAGGAACAGGAGAAGCTTAGGAAAATTCAGGAGGCTATGGAGTTGGAGAAGCGAAGAAAGGAGGAAGCGGAGAGGAAGCAGCGCGAGGAGGACGAAAACAGGCGAAAGAAAGCGGAGATGGAAGCTCGAAGGAAGGCCGAGGAGGAGGACAGGAAGAGGCAGGAAGCGGAGAACGAAAAGGCTGCTGCAGCCATTCAG GCCCAAATCGACAAAGAAATGATGGAGGAAAGTCGATACCGCGAACAACTTGAACAGGAGAGAAGAGACCATGAATTGGCGGTCAGATTGGCTCAGGAGTCCAACGGCCAAGTCGAAGACTCTCCGCCGCCGATCCGAAG CGGGTCAGATGTACGAGGACCTCcgatcaacaacaacaaaccTATAAG ATCGGAGAACGTGCGAAATCACCAGGCAGCAATGAGCAACAAGAAGTACGATCTCTCCAAGTGGAAGTACTCCGAGTTACGTGACACGATCAACACCTCGTGCGACATAGAACTCCTCGAG GCATGCCGTCACGAGTTTCACCGCAGATTGAAGGTATACCACGCCTGGAAGGCGAGAAATCGCAGACGCACGACTATGGACGAGAACGAAAGAGCGCCCAAGGCAATAATGGACGCTGCGGCGAGGGCTCCGAGGACCCCGATGAAGCAAGCGATCACCGAATCTTCCCAGAGATTTTTCCGCATCCCGTTTGTCAGGCCGCAGGCTGCTGGACAGCCGGAAAATCCGTACAGTGCCGGAAAACGCGGATGGTGGTACGCCCATTTCGATGGACAGTACGTAGCTAGGCAGATGGAACTTCACCCCGACAAGCCGCCGATTCTCCTTGTTGCTG GTGTCGACGATATGCAGATGTGCGAATTAAGTCTCGATGAAACGGGTTTGACGCGAAAACGTGGTGCTGAAATACTCGAACACGAGTTCAACAAGGAGTGGGAAAGAAACGGTGGAAAACCGTACACGATTCCGAGTGAGCGTACCAAGTGA
- the LOC107223114 gene encoding myosin heavy chain 95F isoform X3 — MPPKNSAVNSGGMENQQVWVRDPQEGFIIGKFVDMVDGDALIKPLDAKLPQRTCPLDEVYPAGEYTADVEDNCALMYLNEATLLNNIRTRYFKDKIYSYVANILIAVNPYYEMKDLYSTKTLRSYQGKSLGETPPHVFAIADKAFRDMKVLKQSQSIIVSGESGAGKTESTKYLLRYLCDLWGSTAGPIEQKILDANPVLEAFGNAKTKRNNNSSRFGKFMEVHFDAKCQVVGGYISHYLLEKSRVCLQSSDERNYHVFYMMCAGAPADLRAKLGITKPDDFQYLKNGCGQYFCSSASEKKLNNAQKSKDQISKGSLRDPILDDVEGFTAMDQALTRLGLTDVERMEIYTMVAAVLHLGNITFEDNPEDTKGGSRITADSEKSVVTTATLLGVDADELRQALVSKVMQTSRGGIKGTVIMVPLKVYEACSGRDALAKAIYSKLFDHIVSRINKSIPFKASSYYIGVLDIAGFEYFRVNSFEQFCINYCNEKLQQFFNEKILKYEQDLYAREALNVPKISYVDNQDCIDLIESKNGGIFSLLDEESKLPKHSFAHFTSEVHRSWSGHFRITLPRTSRLKAHRELRDDEGFVIRHYAGGVCYQTNQFIEKNNDALHASLEGLIQESSNTFLRTNFANNTCPKGKLTFISVGSKFKTQLGELMDKLKNNGTNFVRCVKPNNEMVDHRFDGNSILGQLRCSGMTSVLELMEHGYPSRVPFQELYSMYKTYLPPELVKLDPRFFCEALLYSLKLNQKDFKFGITRVFFKPGKFAEFDRVMKSDPENLKKLVANVKKWLVKSRWIKVQFCALSVIKLKNKILYRQQHLIMIQKTVRMYLAKKQHQPRIEGIIKIRNITKQLADMEQTANQLKSSKDSSLKDIKKLNAELEAARVKIKSDTKIKKQEIDKLVANLVSLMDKQMKGLQETVKKQKIAEEQEKLRKIQEAMELEKRRKEEAERKQREEDENRRKKAEMEARRKAEEEDRKRQEAENEKAAAAIQAQIDKEMMEESRYREQLEQERRDHELAVRLAQESNGQVEDSPPPIRRSENVRNHQAAMSNKKYDLSKWKYSELRDTINTSCDIELLEACRHEFHRRLKVYHAWKARNRRRTTMDENERAPKAIMDAAARAPRTPMKQAITESSQRFFRIPFVRPQAAGQPENPYSAGKRGWWYAHFDGQYVARQMELHPDKPPILLVAGVDDMQMCELSLDETGLTRKRGAEILEHEFNKEWERNGGKPYTIPSERTK; from the exons atgccTCCGAAAAATTCGGCCGTCAA CTCGGGAGGGATGGAGAACCAGCAGGTATGGGTCAGGGACCCACAGGAGGGTTTCATCATCGGCAAATTTGTCGACATGGTCGATGGTGACGCTCTGATAAAGCCTCTGGACGCCAAGCTTCCCCAACGGACATGTCCTTTGGACGAGGTTTACCCGGCTGGCGAGTACACAGCGGACGTGGAGGACAACT GTGCTCTGATGTATCTGAACGAGGCAACACTGTTGAACAATATCCGCACGAGATACTTCAAGGACAAGATATAC TCCTACGTCGCCAATATTCTCATCGCCGTTAATCCCTACTACGAAATGAAAGATCTTTACTCCACAAAGACATTGAGATCTTACCAGGGAAAATCCCTGGGTGAAACTCCACCCCACGTTTTTGCAATCG CTGACAAAGCCTTTCGGGACATGAAAGTCCTGAAACAATCTCAGAGCATCATAGTGTCCGGTGAATCTGGAGCGGGAAAAACTGAATCCACCAAATACTTGCTCCGCTATTTGTGTGACCTTTGGGGTTCCACCGCGGGACCTATTGAACAGAAAATTCTTGACG CAAACCCGGTGTTGGAGGCGTTTGGAAACGCGAAGACTAAGCGGAACAACAATAGTTCTCGTTTCGGTAAATTCATGGAGGTTCACTTCGACGCCAAGTGTCAGGTCGTGGGTGGTTACATATCTCACTATCTACTAGAGAAGTCACGAGTCTGTCTGCAGAGTTCGGACGAGAGAAACTACCACGTCTTTTACATGATGTGCGCCGGAGCGCCGGCTGACCTCAGAGCGAAACTCGGCATCACTAAGCCTGACGATTTTCAATATCTGAAGAATGGTTGCGGCCAGTACTTCTGCAGCTCCGCTTCGGAGAAGAAATTGAACAACGCTCAGAAGAGCAAGGACCAGATCAGTAAGGGCAGTCTCAGGGATCCGATACTCGACGACGTTGAGGGATTCACCGCAATGGACCag GCTTTGACGCGACTGGGTTTGACGGACGTTGAACGGATGGAAATCTACACGATGGTGGCGGCCGTTCTTCACCTCGGCAATATCACATTCGAGGACAATCCGGAGGATACGAAAGGCGGTTCGAGGATTACAGCAGACTCTGAAAAGTCCGTAGTAACCACAGCCACTCTACTCGGCGTCGACGCTGACGAATTGAGGCAGGCTCTGGTCTCAAAAGTGATGCAAACCAGCCGCGGCGGCATCAAGGGAACGGTTATCAT GGTGCCACTGAAGGTCTACGAGGCATGCAGCGGGCGCGACGCGCTTGCTAAAGCGATTTACAGCAAACTATTCGACCACATTGTCTCGCGCATAAACAAGAGCATTCCATTCAAGGCTTCCAGCTACTACATTGGTGTACTCGACATTGCCGGGTTTG aGTACTTCCGAGTCAACAGCTTCGAACAATTTTGCATAAATTACTGCAATGAGAAGCTTCagcaattttttaacgaaaaaattctcaagtaCGAACAGGATCTCTATGCCAGAGAGGCGCTCAACGTACCAAAGATTTCCTACGTAGACAATCAGGATTGCATAG ATCTTATCGAATCGAAGAACGGTGGAATATTCAGTCTACTCGACGAGGAATCGAAGCTTCCGAAGCACAGCTTCGCCCACTTCACGAGCGAAGTTCACAGGTCTTGGAGTGGTCACTTCAGGATCACGTTGCCTCGTACTTCGCGACTCAAGGCTCACAGGGAACTTAGAGACGATGAAGGATTCGTGATCAGACATTACGCCGGTGGCGTTTGTTATCAAACG AATCAATTTATCGAGAAGAATAACGACGCTCTTCACGCCTCTTTGGAGGGTCTGATCCAGGAGAGCAGCAACACGTTCCTGAGGACGAATTTTGCGAACAACACTTGCCCGAAGGGTAAATTAACCTTCATCAGTGTCGGTAGTAAGTTCAAGACTCAGCTAGGCGAACTGATGGACAAGCTTAAGAACAAC GGCACGAATTTCGTTCGTTGCGTTAAACCAAATAACGAGATGGTCGACCACCGATTCGATGGCAACAGTATTCTCGGCCAGTTACGATGTTCCGGAATGACATCGGTCCTTGAGCTCATGGAGCATGGCTACCCAAGCAGAGTACCTTTCCAGGAACTCTACAGTATGTACAAGACGTATCTGCCTCCGGAATTGGTCAAGCTGGATCCGAGATTCTTCTGCGAG GCGTTGTTGTACAGCTTGAAGCTGAACCAGAAGGACTTCAAGTTCGGGATAACGAGAGTGTTCTTCAAACCGGGAAAATTCGCGGAGTTTGACAGGGTGATGAAGTCCGATCCCGAGAACCTGAAGAAGCTCGTCGCGAATGTCAAGAAGTGGCTCGTCAAGTCCAGGTGGATAAAGGTCCAGTTCTGCGCCCTATCCGTCATCAAGT TAAAAAATAAGATTCTTTACCGACAACAACACCTCATTATGATTCAAAAAACGGTCCGTATGTACCTCGCTAAAAAGCAACACCAGCCTAGAATCGAGGGAATAATTAAGATACGGAACATAACCAAGCAGCTGGCTGACATGGAGCAGACGGCGAATCAGCTCAAGTCGTCAAAGGACAGCAGCTTGAAGGATATTAAGAAATTGAACGCTGAGCTGGAAGCTGCCAGGGTGAAGATCAAG AGCGATACAAAAATCAAGAAACAGGAGATCGACAAACTGGTCGCAAACCTCGTCAGTCTCATGGACAAGCAAATGAAGGGACTCCAGGAGACTGTGAAGAAGCAGAAGATCGCTGAGGAACAGGAGAAGCTTAGGAAAATTCAGGAGGCTATGGAGTTGGAGAAGCGAAGAAAGGAGGAAGCGGAGAGGAAGCAGCGCGAGGAGGACGAAAACAGGCGAAAGAAAGCGGAGATGGAAGCTCGAAGGAAGGCCGAGGAGGAGGACAGGAAGAGGCAGGAAGCGGAGAACGAAAAGGCTGCTGCAGCCATTCAG GCCCAAATCGACAAAGAAATGATGGAGGAAAGTCGATACCGCGAACAACTTGAACAGGAGAGAAGAGACCATGAATTGGCGGTCAGATTGGCTCAGGAGTCCAACGGCCAAGTCGAAGACTCTCCGCCGCCGATCCGAAG ATCGGAGAACGTGCGAAATCACCAGGCAGCAATGAGCAACAAGAAGTACGATCTCTCCAAGTGGAAGTACTCCGAGTTACGTGACACGATCAACACCTCGTGCGACATAGAACTCCTCGAG GCATGCCGTCACGAGTTTCACCGCAGATTGAAGGTATACCACGCCTGGAAGGCGAGAAATCGCAGACGCACGACTATGGACGAGAACGAAAGAGCGCCCAAGGCAATAATGGACGCTGCGGCGAGGGCTCCGAGGACCCCGATGAAGCAAGCGATCACCGAATCTTCCCAGAGATTTTTCCGCATCCCGTTTGTCAGGCCGCAGGCTGCTGGACAGCCGGAAAATCCGTACAGTGCCGGAAAACGCGGATGGTGGTACGCCCATTTCGATGGACAGTACGTAGCTAGGCAGATGGAACTTCACCCCGACAAGCCGCCGATTCTCCTTGTTGCTG GTGTCGACGATATGCAGATGTGCGAATTAAGTCTCGATGAAACGGGTTTGACGCGAAAACGTGGTGCTGAAATACTCGAACACGAGTTCAACAAGGAGTGGGAAAGAAACGGTGGAAAACCGTACACGATTCCGAGTGAGCGTACCAAGTGA